From Piscinibacter gummiphilus:
CTATCTCACAGACGTTTTCGGTTTGTGTTCGTTTGTTTTCCTCTTTTTTCTTTTTAGCGGACAAACGAACTCTGCGCAAGACCGGACATCCACCCACTCGAAAGCCCGCATGTGCCGGTACGCTCGCGCCCCAGACTTGGCCCGACCTGCGCTCGCATGACCCCCAACCCTCGACAAGCCCTGCTGATCCAGGAAGTGCGCAACCGCGGCGCCGTCTCCGTGGAAGCCCTGGCCGAACAGTTCGGCGTGACGCTTCAGACCGTGCGGCGCGACGTGAAGCAGCTCGCCGCGGCCGGCCTGCTCGCGCGCTTCCACGGCGGGGTGCGGTTGCCGACTTCGACGACGGAGAACATCGCCTACCGGCACCGGCAGCAGCTCAACGAGCAGTCGAAGCAGCGCATTGCGCGGGCGGTGGCGGCTGCCGTTCCCGAGGGGTGCTCGTTGATCATCAACATCGGCACGACGACCGAGGCGATTGCGCGCGAGTTGCTGCACCACAAGGGCTTGCGCGTCATCACCAACAACCTCAATGTCGCGGCGATCCTGTCGGACAACCCGGCTTGTGAAGTCATCGTTGCGGGCGGCGTCGTTCGCTCGCGGGATCGCGGGATCGTGGGGGAGGTGACCGTGGACTTCATCTCTCAATTCAAGGTCGACATCGGGCTGATCGGGATTTCGGGCATCGAGGATGACGGGACCTTGCGGGACTTCGACTATCGCGAGGTGAAGGTGGCGCGGGCGATCATCGAGCACTCGCGGCAGGTGTGGCTGGCGGCGGACCACTCGAAGTTCAATCGGCCGGCGATGGTGAAGCTGGCTGGGTTGGATGAGGTGGACATGCTGTTCACGGATGAGGCGCCGCCGGAGCCGTTTCCTTCTCTGCTCGCCGAGGCGGGGGTGCAGTGCGAAGTGGCTTCGTGAGATCTTCACTGCGTGGTGGCTTGCCGGGATTTCGCCCCGGCGGGCGACCTTCTTTTCTTTGCTTGCCCAAAGAAAAGAAGGCAAAAGAAAGGGCACCCCGTTCGCCGGTCGGCCTAGGGCCGACTGCTCTGCGCTGCTCGGACTTTGTGGGTCGGACAGAACTCACTCCGCGAGCTTCGCTCGCTGCGTTCAAACAGCTGCCCGAAGTCAGTTCACGAAGCGCGCTGTCGCGCGCCCCACAAAGCCCTGCGCTGCTCGACGGCTCTCAAGGGCCCCGGGATACCCTCGCCCGCTGCGCGGGCCTCGTACTCTCGGCTCGCTTCGCCTCGTGCTTGAAGGGTCGGGCGCAAGGCGCCCCCGCCATTGGAGGCGATGCGAAGCGAGCCGTATCACACCGCTTCCCGTGGGTGGCGTCGAGGAGCGCAGGGCTTGAGGGGCGCGCGCGCCAGCGCGCTTCGTTGACTGACTTCGGGCGGCTGTTTGAACGCAGCGAGCAACGCTCGCGGAGTGAGTTCTGCCCGACCCCTCAAGGCCGAGCACCGCAGAGCAGTCCGGCCACAGGCCGGACCGCCACCGTCGGGTCGCCTTTCTTTGCCTACTTTCTTTGGCGAAGCAAAGAAAGTAGGTCGGCCGCCGGGCCGAGACCCGGCATGCCGCCACGCAGTGAGGAAACCAAATGACCTACCTCCTAGCCCTAGACCAAGGCACCTCCAGCTCCCGCAGCATCGTTTTCGACCAAGACGGCCACATCGTCGCTATGGCCCAACGCGAGTTCCGCCAGATCTACCCCCAACCCGGCTGGGTCGAACACGACCCCAAGGAAATCTGGGACACCCAACTGGCCACAGCCAGAGAAGTGCTCCAGAAAGCCAAGCTGCAAGCCAAAGACATCGCCAGCATCGGCATCACCAACCAGCGTGAAACCACCGTCGTCTGGAACAAGACCACGGGCGAGCCCATCTACAACGCCATCGTCTGGCAAGACCGCCGCGCCGAGCCCACCTGCGCCGAGCTGCGCCAGCAGGGCAAGGAAAAGACATTCCAGCAGAAGACCGGGCTCATCCTCGATGCCTACTTCTCCGGCACCAAGCTGAAATGGATCCTCGACCACGTGCCAGGTGCGCGTGAGTCAGCGCAAAAGGGCGAGCTCGCCTTCGGCACCATCGACACCTGGCTGATGTGGCAGCTCACCGGCGGCCAGGCCCACGTCACCGACGTGAGCAACGCCTCGCGCACCTTGCTGCTCAACGTCAACACCAACACCTGGGACGAGGAGTTGCTACAGATCCTCGGCGTGCCGCGCGAGATGCTGCCCGACGTGAAGCCCTCGGCGCATCTCTTCTGCCACACCCGGGCCGACCTGCTCGGTGCTTCGCTGCCCGTGGGCGGCGTGGCCGGCGACCAGCAGAGCGCGCTCTTCGGCCAGGCCTGCTTCAAGCCGGGACTCGCGAAGAACACCTATGGCACCGGCTGCTTCATGCTGATGCACACCGGCACCAACTTCCAGCTCTCGGCCAACGGGCTCGTGACCACGAGTGCCGCGCAGCCCACGGCCACGCCCGAGTTCGCGCTCGAAGGCAGCGTCTTCATCGGTGGCGCGGTGGTGCAGTGGCTGCGCGACGGGCTCAACGCCATCAAGGCCAGCGGCGAAGTGCAGCAACTCGCCGAAAGCGTGCCCGACGCGGGCGGCGTGATGTTCGTGCCAGCCTTCACCGGCCTGGGTGCGCCGTACTGGAAAGCCGATGCGCGCGGCGCGATCGTCGGCCTCACGCGTGGCACGACGGTGGCCCACATCGCACGCGCCGCGCTGGAGAGCATCGCCTTCCAGAGTGCCGCGCTGCTGCAGGCGATGAGCCGGGATGCCGTTGCCGCAGGCGGCTCGCCGGTGGCCGAGCTGCGCGTGGATGGCGGGGCCTGCGTCAACAACCTGCTGATGCAGATCCAGGCCGACCTGCTCGGCATTCCCGTCGTGCGGCCCAAGGTGATCGAGACCACGGCGCTTGGCGCGGCCTACCTCGCGGGCCTCTCGTGCGGCGTCTACAAGAACCTCGACGAACTCTCGGCGCAGTGGCAGGTCGACCGCACTTTCCGCCCCACGCTGCCGCGTGCGCGGGCGCAGGAGCGCATGGCGCAGTGGGAGCACGCCGTGCGCATGACCACGGCGCCGTGACGCCTATTCGCCGGTCACCCTGAGCGCGGAAGGTGCATCGCCCACGCGGGCGAGCGGGAAGTGAATACTCCGCTCGCTGTGCCGCAACAGGAGACACCGATGCTCGATGGACTGAAACGCGTCGCTGGCCGCATCGCCGACAAGGCCGGGCGCCTTCACGGTGTGACCGCGCAAGACCGCGCGCTGATGGCGCGCATCCGCGCCCAGAACCTCACCTACCTCTCGGACAAGAAGCTCGCCAGCCTCGTGAGCACCGCGCGCGCCATCGAAGAGGCGGGCCTGCCCGGCAGCTTCATGGAAGCGGGCTGTGCCCTCGGCGGCTCGGCCATCCTGCTGGCGAGCGTGAAAAGCAACGAGCGCCCGCTCGAGGTCTACGACGTCTTCGGCATGATCCCCGCGCCCACGCAGGACGACACGCCCGACGTGCACGAGCGCTACCAGATCATCCTGCACGGTGAATCGGTGGGCATCGGCGGCGACCTCTACTACGGCTACCAGCGCGACCTCTACGAGACGGTGCAGCGCAACTTCGCGAGCTTCGGCATCCGCCTCGAGCCGCAATCGGTGTCCCTCATCAAGGGCCTGGTGCAAGACACCCTGCAGCCGCGCGGGCCGGTGGCGCTCGCGCACGTCGACGTCGACTGGTACGAGCCCGTGATGACCTGTCTGGAGCGGGTGTTCCCGCAACTCGTGGTGGGCGGCAGCATCATCCTCGACGACTACCACGACTGGGGCGGCTGCCGGAAGGCGACCGACGAGTTCCTGCGCCGCGTGATGGGCTCGTTCACGCTCGACGACCGCGCCGGCTCGCTCAAGATCACCAAGGTCGATCTCCGCCATTAGGGCTATTTGGCGGGGTGGCCCGGCATCACTGTATATTTGTACAGTGAACACGCAGTTGAAGCTCGCCATCCTCGCGGACGCCGCCAAGTACGACGCCTCCTGTGCCTCCAGCGGCACCGAGCGGCGAGATTCGCTCGGCGGGCGCGGCCTCGGCTCGACCGAAGGCATGGGCATCTGCCACAGCTACGCGCCCGATGGCCGCTGCATCTCGCTGCTGAAGATCCTGCTCACCAACTTCTGCCAGTACGACTGCCTGTATTGCGTCAACCGTGTCACGAGCAACGTGCCGCGCGCCCGCTTCAGCGTCGATGAAGTGGTGCAGCTCACGCTCGATTTCTACCGGCGCAACTGCATCGAGGGTCTCTTCCTCAGCTCCGGGATCATCCAGAGCCCCGACTACACGATGGAGCAGGTGGTCGAGGTGGCGCGCGTGCTGCGCGAGGAGCACGACTTCCGCGGCTACATCCACCTGAAGACGATTCCCGATGCGGCGCCCGAGCTGCTGGCCCGTGCGGGGCGTTATGCCGACCGCCTGAGCATCA
This genomic window contains:
- a CDS encoding DeoR/GlpR family DNA-binding transcription regulator, giving the protein MTPNPRQALLIQEVRNRGAVSVEALAEQFGVTLQTVRRDVKQLAAAGLLARFHGGVRLPTSTTENIAYRHRQQLNEQSKQRIARAVAAAVPEGCSLIINIGTTTEAIARELLHHKGLRVITNNLNVAAILSDNPACEVIVAGGVVRSRDRGIVGEVTVDFISQFKVDIGLIGISGIEDDGTLRDFDYREVKVARAIIEHSRQVWLAADHSKFNRPAMVKLAGLDEVDMLFTDEAPPEPFPSLLAEAGVQCEVAS
- the glpK gene encoding glycerol kinase GlpK — encoded protein: MTYLLALDQGTSSSRSIVFDQDGHIVAMAQREFRQIYPQPGWVEHDPKEIWDTQLATAREVLQKAKLQAKDIASIGITNQRETTVVWNKTTGEPIYNAIVWQDRRAEPTCAELRQQGKEKTFQQKTGLILDAYFSGTKLKWILDHVPGARESAQKGELAFGTIDTWLMWQLTGGQAHVTDVSNASRTLLLNVNTNTWDEELLQILGVPREMLPDVKPSAHLFCHTRADLLGASLPVGGVAGDQQSALFGQACFKPGLAKNTYGTGCFMLMHTGTNFQLSANGLVTTSAAQPTATPEFALEGSVFIGGAVVQWLRDGLNAIKASGEVQQLAESVPDAGGVMFVPAFTGLGAPYWKADARGAIVGLTRGTTVAHIARAALESIAFQSAALLQAMSRDAVAAGGSPVAELRVDGGACVNNLLMQIQADLLGIPVVRPKVIETTALGAAYLAGLSCGVYKNLDELSAQWQVDRTFRPTLPRARAQERMAQWEHAVRMTTAP
- a CDS encoding TylF/MycF/NovP-related O-methyltransferase, whose translation is MLDGLKRVAGRIADKAGRLHGVTAQDRALMARIRAQNLTYLSDKKLASLVSTARAIEEAGLPGSFMEAGCALGGSAILLASVKSNERPLEVYDVFGMIPAPTQDDTPDVHERYQIILHGESVGIGGDLYYGYQRDLYETVQRNFASFGIRLEPQSVSLIKGLVQDTLQPRGPVALAHVDVDWYEPVMTCLERVFPQLVVGGSIILDDYHDWGGCRKATDEFLRRVMGSFTLDDRAGSLKITKVDLRH